The Calditrichota bacterium genome includes the window TGGTGTTAAAATTTCTGATAATTTCATCAATCCTCCATGTATTTTGGAATTTAGCTAAATGCCTTTTTGATGTCAAAATAATGATTCTGTTTTTAAAATTCATTTAGCCAATATTTTTGGCTTGTAAATAATCTGTAATTAGATTACGAAAAAATTGGAGACGAAAGATGCAGCTAAACGATTTACTAAAAAAAGAAAATATCAAAATCCCCCTGGAAGCGAGAGAGCGTGATTTCGCAATAAAAGAGCTTATTGGGCTGATGGATGGACAGATAAATGATAGTGAGTTGGCTTTTAATGCTGTATTGGAACGAGAAAAAATAATGACTACAGGGGTCGGCAACGGTATCGCCATCCCACATTGTAAACATCAATCTTGCCCGGATTTTACAGTTGCGCTGGGCGTTGCAGAAACAGAGATTGATTTCGCTTCAATCGATAATAAAAAGGTAAAATTGGTGTTTGTACTTCTCGGCCCTGAAAACAGCCCGGCAATTCATATTAAATTATTAAGCCGCATATCCCGGTTAATGAGCAACGAGCAGATTCGTGACCAATTATTATCCTGTGCTACTGCTGAAGAGGCTTTCCAACTTATCAAATCTGAAGAAGAAAATTTCCCGGAAATTGAATAAAAATTTTGCCTCTCTGCTTTGCTGAATAAAGTGGGAATTAGAATGTAGGAAGCAGGAAACTCTTAACGGGAAATCTTAAACAATCATTTTGACAACATAGCA containing:
- a CDS encoding PTS sugar transporter subunit IIA; the encoded protein is MQLNDLLKKENIKIPLEARERDFAIKELIGLMDGQINDSELAFNAVLEREKIMTTGVGNGIAIPHCKHQSCPDFTVALGVAETEIDFASIDNKKVKLVFVLLGPENSPAIHIKLLSRISRLMSNEQIRDQLLSCATAEEAFQLIKSEEENFPEIE